The Bacteroidota bacterium region GTGTCGAGCGTGACTCTCACGAGACGCGGCCGAACACGTCGTCGTCCGTGAAAATGCCTTGCGCCTGCGCCCTGCTCATCATGCTGGCGCGAAGCTGCCGGAAGCGTCGGACAAAGAGGTAGTCGCGCAGCGCCTGCCGGACGAGGTCGCTGCGCGAGAGTCCCTCTTGCTCGACGGCAGCGTCGAGCTCGGCTTTGACCTCCTTAGGTAGACTGATCGAGACAGTATCACGCATAGTCGCGTCGTCAGGTGTGTTGAGGTTCAACACAGCCTCAGCCTGTCAGTTTCCGCCGAGGTGACTCCGCATACCAGTTCGCTGAGATGGTGGTGCAGGGTGCCTGCACGGTGCTCCGCCTCAATCGCTGTAGGGCGTACGGCCGTACGCCCCTACGCCGGCAGGGTGCACAGTGAACTCAGAGAGACGGTAGCAGACCTGCATGCCAAGGGCTTCGACGTCGAGCGCTTCGACGCCGACAGCATTCGACGCCGACAGGTAGGGGCGTACCGGTGGTACGCCCTGCGACGGTGGGCAGGCTGTGACCCCACCAAACGCGATGGCGTACCGTACCTTGAACACCACCGCACCTTCCGTTCTCCAGCCCTACCGCCCGAGCCGATGAAGTCCGACCGACTGCCGATTCTCCTGCTGGTTCTTTTCCTCACTACCCACACGGCAGCCTCCATGCCCCAAGACAACGAGCCGGCCCCTGCTGAGGCCAAACCTGAAGCGGCTGCAGTCGTCGCCGATGATAACCCGCTGCTGGCGGCGTGGGACACGCCGTTCGGCACTCCGCCGCTGGACGAGATTGAGGAATCGCATTTCCTGCCGGCCTACGACGTGGCCCTGTCCAAGCACACCGCCGAGATCGAGGCGATTGCTTCCAACCCCGAGCCGGCGACCTTCGACAACACGATGCTGGCTATGCAGCAGGCGGGGCGCGAGCTGGGCCGGATCTCGCGGGTGTTCTTCAACCTGACCAGCTCGGCCTCGAACGACGAGCTCCGGGCCATTCAGCGCGAGATGAGTCCGCGCCTGGCGGAGCACAGCGCGTCGATTACGCTGAACCCGGACCTGTTCGCGCGCATCGATGCACTCTACCAGGCGCGCGGTACGCTCGGGCTGGCGCCCCAGCAGATGCGCCTGTTGGAGACTAGGCACGAGGACTTCATCCGTGCCGGTGCCCAGCTCGAAGGCGCGGACCGCGAGCGCTTCGCCGAGATCCGCTCGTCGCTGGCCGGGCTCTACACCCAGTTCGCCCAGAACGAGCAGGCCGACCGCGAAGCCTGGACGCTGGAGCTGAGCGCAGAGGACGTGGCGGACCTGCCGGACTACATCGTCTCGGCCGCGGCCGGGGCGGCGGCCGACCGCGAGATGGAGGGCCACGTCATCACCCTGGCACGCTCCAGCGTGGAGCCGTTCCTCCAGGCCTCCCCGAACCGCGCGCAGCGCGAGACGGCCTGGCGCGCCTGGACCCAGCGCGGGTCGAACGCGAACGACAACGACAACGAGGACACGATCCGCGAGATTCTGGCCCTGCGCCTCGAACTGGCCAACCTCCTCGGCTTCGAGACCTTCGCCCATTACCGCACGGCCGGGACGATGGCCGGTACGCCGGTGGCGGCGATGTCGCTGATGGAGCAGGTCTGGTACCCCGCCCGCGACCGCGCCCTCGAAGAAGCCGCCGACATCGAGGCGCGCATCGCCGCGGCGGGTCTCGACCACGACCTCGAGCCCTGGGACTGGCGCTACTACACCCAGCAGGTGCGCGCCGAGCGCTTCGACCTGGACGAGAGCGAGGTCAAGGCCTACCTCCAGCTCGACAACATGGTCGAGGCGATGTTCTACGTCGCGGAGCGACTCTTCAGCATCACCCTCACCGAGCGCGAGGACATCCCGACCTACCACCCGGACGTGCGAACGTGGGAGATGCGCGACGCCGAGGGCGAGATCGCGGGCATCTTCTACGGCGACTTCTTCGCCCGTCCCGGCAAGCGCGGTGGGGCCTGGATGTCCAGCTTCCGCCCCCAGAACGGGCTGACCGGCGAACTCCCGCTGATCCTCAACAACTGCAACTACAACAAGCCCGCCGAGGGCGAGGCCGCCCTCCTATCGTTCACCGACGCGACGACGCTCTTCCACGAGTTCGGCCACGGCCTCCACGGGCTGCTCTCCAACACCGAGTACCCCTCCCTCGCGGGCACATCGGTCGACCGCGACTTCGTCGAGTTCCCGGCGCAGATCTACGAGCACTGGCTGTCGCAGCCCGAGGTGCTGGAGCGCTTCGCCCTGCACCACGAGACCGGCGAGCCGATGCCGGCCGCGCTTCTGGAGCGCGTGCTCAGCGCGACCACGTTCAACCAAGGCTTTGCGACGGTCGAGTTCCTGAACTCGGGCTTCGTCGACCTCGCCTACCACCTGAACACCGACCCGGCCTCCCTCGAGATCGACGCGTTCGAGACCGAGGTGCTGGCCAGCCGCGAGAACCTGGAAGACATCCCGATGCGCCACCGCTCGACGCACTTCCTGCACACGTTCGCGGGCGAGGGCTACTCGTCGGGCTACTACAGCTACCTGTGGGCGGGCGTCCTCGACAACGACGGCTTCGCCGCGTTCGAAGAAGCCGGCGACATCTTCGACCCCGAGCTAGCGCAGAAGCTGTACGAAAATGTCTTCTCGGCTGGTGATACGCAGCCCGCCATGGACGCCTACGTCGGCTTCCGCGGCCGCGAGCCGAACGTGGACGCCCTGCTGCGCAACCGAGGCTTTATCGAGACGGAGTCGTGAGCGGCTCGGAAGTCACGCGGTAAGCCCAGACCACGAACTGCTTGCGGCACCTCTGCCATTCCGATGAGCCGTATCGCTTCTTCGCTGTTGTGAAGAAGTAAGGTGGCTATTTTGCTCAGTCACTGGTCATGTACACTCTCCAGAACTAGAACGCTGAGCGATGACCGTCCGACGGCTGACATCTCCTCTCTGGTTTGCAGCACCGCTCCTCGCCGTTTACGCTGCCACGTTCTTCATCGTTGAAGTTCTGCCCCAGGCCAGCGCACCGGGTGCCGTAGCCGTGGGGATGACGGCCGACCTCGTCATCCTCGTCCCGGCCCTCTACTACGTCGTCCTGGTCCGTGGGCGGGGTTGGCCAGCAATCACGCTCGCCCCGGTCTTCCTTCTCAGTTTCGGGTTGGCGTCGCTCATCGTTCCTGCGGAGCACCAGTCGGTGCTGAGAGCCATCGGATACGCGCTCCCGGCAGTCGAGCTGGCGCTCGTCGGATATGTCGGCCACAAGGCGTGGCGCGTTGTCCGCGCGAACCGGGAAGCGAGCGCGGCAGGAGGTGACTTCTACGACCGCGTGAGGGAGGCGCTGCGGGGGGCGTTCGACGTGCCAGCCGTCGCGGGCGCGCTGGCTTACGAGGTCTCGCTTTTCCACTACGCCTTCTTATTCCGGCGCACGGAGCCACCGGTGCACAGCTTCGCTTACCACCGCCGAAGCGGGTATGGTGCTGTATTCGCCGCCGTACTCATGGTTGCTGCGGTCGAACTCGTTGCAGTCCACCTTCTCCTTCAAGCCTGGAGCGAGACGGCGGCGTTCGCTCACGCCGCGCTCTCGCTCTACGGCATCATCTGGCTGATCGGAGACTACCGGGCCATGCGTAGTCGTCCACATGAACTCGGGGTCGACGGACTCCGCCTCCGTTACGGCCTGCGTTGGGACCTGGCTGTAGCGTGGAGGCATGTCGCCGGCGTCAGCCGGACACGGCAACCGGCCCCCGGTGACGACTACCTCAGCACCGTCCCGGTCGGCAGCCCCCAGTACGTCGTGGAACTCCACATGCCTCTTGAGGCGACTGGCCCCTATGGGGTCGCCCGGAGCGTTCGCCGTATCGGCCTTGTCGTGGACGAGCCGGAGGCGTTCGAGGGGCGTCTGCGAAGTTTGGGTATTCGCTTGGAGCCTTGACCGACCAGGGTCCAGATAACGGACCTCTGTCACACGTTTAGCTCTCCAACCAAGGCTGACTCATGACCTTACGGATGCGCCCCCTCTACGAGATTATTCGCGCTGGGCACGCCGCGCTCGTGCGAGAGCTAGGTGTCGTGGACGCGATCCGTTTCCTGAACCAATACGCGACGGGGCACGGCGACTACACGGCGGAGCGTCACGAGTGGCTCGGTGACGAATCGCTCGAGGATTTGGTCAAGCAGGCTCAGGAGATTGACCGAGCGCGGGACGCCTAAGCGCCCTCTGCTACACGTCAAGCTCTTCGACCTCGGCGGCGTTGGACATGATGAAGGCGAAGCGCGGGGCGGCGTCGCGGCCCATGAGGTCCGAGATCGTCGTCTCGGTCTCCAGCTTCTCGCCGTCGGGGATCGTGACCTGGAGGAGGCGGCGCGAAGCGGGGTCGAGCGTGGTCTCGTTGAGGGTCGCGGGCATCATCTCGCCGAGCCCCTTGAACCGCTGGATCTCCGGCTTGGCGCGGCCCTTCGTCAGCTTCTTGAGGATCTTCTCGCGGTCGGCCTCGTCGAGCGCCCAGTAGGTCTCCTTCCCGGCGTCGATCCGGTAGAGCGGCGGCTGCGCGATGTAGACGTATCCCTCGTCGATGAGCGGGCGGAGGTAACGGTAGAAGAACGTCAGCAGGAGCGTCGCGATGTGGTGCCCGTCGGAGTCGGCGTCCATCAGGAGGATGACCTTGTGGTAGCGCAGCTTCGCCGGGTCGAGGTCGTCGCCGAGGCCGCAGCCGAGGGCGTCGACGATGTTCGACAGCTCCTTGTTGGCGCTGACCTTCGCCGTCGTCGCCTGCTCGGCGTTGAGGACCTTGCCGCGGAGCGGGAGGATCGCCTGCGTTTTCCGGTCGCGCCCCTGCTTGGCCGAGCCGCCGGCCGAGTCGCCCTCGACGATGAACAGCTCGCTCTCGGCGGGGTCGGTCGACGAGCAGTCGGCGAGCTTACCGGGGAGGTTGAGGCGGTGGCTGACGGCGGACTTCCGCCGGGCCTGCCGCGCCGCCGTCCGGCTCGCCACGCGCGCCTTCGCCGCCTGCACGACGCGGGTGATGATCGCCTCGGCGACGGTCGGGTGCGCGTTCAGGTACTGCTCGAAGTCAACCCGGAGGGCACCGCTCACGACACCGCGCGCCTCGGGGTTGTTGAGGCGCTCTTTGGTCTGGCCCTGGAACTGCGGCTCGACGATGAAGAGGTTGACGATCCCGTAGAGCCCCTCGCGGATGTCGTCGGCGGTGATGTCGAGCTTTTTCGGGACGAGGTCGTGGGTGTCCATGTAGTTCCGGACTGACTTCGTGACGGCGTCCTTCATCCCCTGCTCGTGCGTGCCGCCGAAGCGCGTCGGGATGCCGTTGACGAACGAATGAAGTCGCTCCTTCGGCGCCTCGGTCCAGTGGAGCGCGACCTCGATCCGCCCGCCTTCCTCCAGGTCTTGCCTAACGACGAACGACGCCGGATGGACCGGCCGCGCCGTGTCGTCGACGATCAGCTTTTCGAGGTACTCCGCGATCCCGCCTTCGTGCTCGAACTCGTGGCGCGTGCCGGCCGTCTCGTCCTTGAAGACGATCTTCAGCCCGGCGTTGAGGTAGGTCTTGACTTCGAGCGTCTCGGCGATCACCGCAGCGTCGAGCACGACCGTCTCGAAGATGTCGGGGTCGGGCCGGAAGAAGATGCTGGTGCCGGTGCCGCGGACGTTCTTGCGGACGCGCTTCAGCTTCGAGGTCGGCGCGCCGCGCTCGTAGGTCTGCCGGTAGAGCGTCCCGTCGCGCTTGACCTCGGCGACGAGCTCTTCGGAGAGCGCGTTGACGACCGACGAGCCGACGCCGTGGAGGCCGCCGGAGGTGATGTAGCTCGCCCCGTCGAACTTGCCGCCTGCGTGGAGCGTCGTCAGGATGACCTCCAGCGTCGGCACCTTCTTCGTCGGGTGCTTGTCGACCGGGATGCCGCGCCCGTTGTCGGTGACGGTCAGGCTCCGCCCGTCGCGGTGGAGGACGACCTCGATCTGCGAGGCGTAGCCGTTGGTGGCCTCGTCGACGGCGTTGTCGACGATCTCCCAGACGAGGTGGTGGAGGCCCGCCTTGCCGGTCCCGCCGATGTACATGCCGGGGCGGCGGCGGACCGGCTCCAGTCCTTCGAGGACCTGAATGTCTCTGCCGGTGTAGGTGGTTGCTACTTCTGCCATGCGTGGTCGGTCGTCTGTCGTTGGTTTAGGCAGCGAGGAGGCTGCGGAGGGCGGCGAGGTTCTCGGCATCGTCGAAGGCGGCGCGGAGGGGAACGGCGAAGCCTTCGACGGCGACGCTGGCAAGCGTGCCGTGGTCAGACTTCAGCCGGAGCGCATAGGTCTCGCTCTCCTCGTCGAGGACGTAGACCTCGGCCGTCTCAGCGTCGGGGTCGAGCAGCCAGTATTCGGCGACGCCGTGGGCGGCGTAGTCTTCGAGCTTGACGCCGCGGTCTCGCACTTCGGTGCTCGGGCTGAGCACTTCGATCACGAGGTCGGGCGCGGGGTAGCGGAGCGTGTCGGGTGTGATCTCCGATGTCTTCTCTCGGCCGAAGAAGCACACGTCCGGCTCGTAGTCGTTGCGGGTCAGCGAGATGAGCGCCTTTTCGGCTACGACCGTCCCGAGGTCGTGGAGCGTCACGTACGGCTTGAGAAGCGCGACGAGGCGAGCGGTTACATCGTTATGGCGGTGGCGGGCGGGGGAATGCACAATCACCTCTCCGTTTATGAACTCGGACTTCTCGTCCGGCGACAGCGCCTCAAGAAAGTGCTCGCGGCGGGCGGCTTCCTGAGCCATCGTCTCCTGCAGCGCCCGGAGGTGACGCGGGAGCGTAGGCGAGTCGAGGAGCGCACGGGCAGCAGGTGGGATCGAGACCGTAGGCATAAGATCACTGGATAGTCGAGTACGGAGTACGCTGGTGCGGCCTTGGCCGTTCAGAAACTCGTCGCTCGTCGTTCGGCATTCGTCACTCATTGGCCGTTCAGGTGAAGCTCGACCGGCGGCGGGACGACACGGCGGAGCGTGCCGCGCTGGATCACGTTCTTGCCCTTGTTACCCCGGTTCGAGACCTCAAACTTGGTCGTCCGCACGATCTCCGTCCGGCCCCGGTTGGTCTCGACCTCGAAGCCCTCGCGGGCGGCGTCGGAGAGGACGAACCCGAGGACGCGGTCCTTCTCGTCGAGCCGCATCGCGATGACGCCTTTAGCGGCACTCTTGAAGACGGGGATCTGCGGCGCGGGGAAGATCAGCGCCCGGCCCTCGCGCGAGGCGAGGCACACGTTCTCGTCGCCCCGGCTGACCGCCGCCCCGACGACCCGGCTCCCCTTGCCGACCCGCATGAACACGCGGCCGTTCTTGTTCGACGGCTCGGCGAAGGCGTCGAGCGTGAAGCGGACCGCCATCCCGTCGTCCGTGAGGGCGACGCCGAAGGGGCCGACGTCGAGGTCGGCCGGGGCACCGTCGCCGCCGAAGAGTTCGGGCTCGGCCTCACCCACCGGGATCGGCGTGGGCAGGACGCGCTCGTCGAGCGAAGCGACGCCGACGACGTGCTCCTTGTCCCTGAAGTCGAAAAACTTCTGGACCGGGTCGCCGTAGCCGGTCGTCTGCGGGAGGTCGTCGATGCGGGCGGTGAAAACGCGGCCTGCGCTCGTGAAAAAGGCGACGGTGGCGCGCGTCGAGCCGGCGAGGGCGTAGGCCACCTCGTCGCCGTCGCGGACGCGGATCGCGCCCATCTCGGTGTAGGAGCGCTGGCGCTTGACCCACCCGTCGCGCGTCACGATGACGTAGACATCTTCCTTCGTGATGTAGTCCTCGGCGGAGTATTCCAGCACCGCGTCGGGACCGATGACTTCGGAGAGCCGATCGGTCGCATACTGCTTGCGGAGGTCGCGCAGCTCTTTTTTGATGAGGGTCCACAGGCCCTTCTCGTCGCCGAGGAGGGTGCGGAGCGCAGCGGCGGCCTTCTCCTTCTCGGCGAGTTCGGCGCGGATGGCGTCGACCTCCATCCGGGCGAGGCGGTAGAGCTTGATCTCCAGGATCGCGTCGGCCTGCAGGTCGTCGATCCCGAAGCGGTGCATGAGGCGCTGCGCGGCGTCGGCCTTGTTCTTCGAGCTTCGGATGAGCTTGATCGCCTCGTCGAGCGCGTCGAAGATTTTGACGAAGCCCTCGAGGATGTGGATGCGCTTTTCGAGCAGCTCGAGGTCGTACCGCAGCCGCTTGACGACCACCTCGAACCGGAAGTCGAGGAACGCCTGGAGCGCCTCGCGGAGGTTGACTTTTTTCGGCGCGGCGACCTCCGGGTTCTCGGTCGGGACGAGGCACGTCATGTTGACGTGGAAGCGGGTCTGGAGCGGCGTGTGCTTGAAGAGGTAGGCGAGCGCGGCCTCGGCGTCCGCGCCGCGCTTGATCTCGAGGACGACCCGCACCTCGTCCGTGCTCTCGTCGCGGATATCGACGATCTGCGGGACCCGGCCCGTGCGGATGTGGTCGGCGATCTTCTCGATCAGGTCGCCCTTTGCCAGTCCGTAGGGCACCGAGGTCAGGATCACCTTACCCTTGCCTTCCATCTCGTAGCCGCCGCGGAGGTCGACCGCGCCCTCGCCCTTCTCGTAGATCGAGACGAGTTCGTCTGGCGTGTTGAGGATACGCCCGCCGGTCGGGAAGTCTGGGGCCGGGATGAACTTCTCGACGAGCGTCGAGATGCGCGCGTTCGGGCTGCCGACGAGGTAAATGGCGGCGTCGATCACCTCGCCGAGGTTGTGCGGCGGAATGTTCGTCGCCATCCCGACCGCGATGCCGGTCGCGCCGTTGACGAGCAGGTTCGGGAACTGCGCTGGGAGGACGACCGGCTCGAAGAGCGTCCCGTCGTAGTTCGGGCGGAACGGGACCGTCTTCTTGCGGATCTCCTCCGAGAACGACGCGCCGAGCGGGGTCAGCCGCGCCTCGGTGTAGCGCATCGCGGCCGGGTTGTCGCCGTCGAGCGAGCCGAAGTTGCCGTGGCCGTCGACGAGCGGCGCGCGGAGGCTGAACGGCTGCGCCATGCGGACGGCGGCGTCGTAGATCGCCGTGTCGCCGTGGGGGTGGTACTGCCCCATCACCGAGCCGACGACCGTCGCGCTCTTGCGGAAGCGGGCGTCGGGCGTGAGGCGGAGGTCCTTGTGCATCGCGTGGAGGATGCGGCGCTGGACCGGCTTCAGGCCGTCGCGGATGTCGGGGAGCGCGCGGCTGGTGATGACCGAGAGCGCGTAGTTGAGGTAGCGCTCTTTCGCGGTCTCGTGGAGGGGGATGACGTCGACGACGGGCACGGCGGGAGGGTCGAGTTACGGGTGACGGACGACGAGCGGGCGAAGTGTGCCCGGTGTAACCTACGGGCAAGACAGCGGATGTCAAGTCATCTCACAATAACAGACAACCGGTTGCCTTCCTGCGGCGACCGCAACATACCACCCGGGGGTGTCAACCCGTGTCACTCCGCTTCTAGTTTGCAAAAACGGACTCAACCGGCCGAGGCCTCCCGCCGCACAGGCGCGCTACGCCTCTCCTGACGGGTCCCGGATCGAGTCTAGGATGACGGAACGCTGACGATCGCTACCCGGCCTGCGTCGATCAGCCTGCCGGTACCACCTGCTCCTGCGCTGCGTGTGCCTGCGCGACGACGGTGTGGACGTCGGCGAGGATCCCGCCTGCGGTCACGTCGGCCCCAGCTCCCGGGCCGGAGATCGTGATCGGGGCGTCGCCGTAGCGCTCGGTGCGGAACGTGAAGAGCGTGTCGGTCCCGGCGAGCTGCCCGAGCGCCGAGTCCGTCGGCACCTCGCGGACGCCGACCGCGATCCGGCCGTCCTCGAACCGCCCGACGTAGCGCAGCACTTGGCCTTCGGCTGCTGCCGCTGCTGCCCGGTCGGACCAGGCCGCGTCGTAGGCCGCGAGCCGGTCGGGGACCTCGGCGGCGGGCACGTCGGCGAGGGCAGGCGGGGTGAGCGGCTCGACCTCGACCTCGCTCCGCTCGACGCGGTAGCCGGCCGTCCGCGCGAGGATTATCAGCTTGCGCACCACGTCCTCGCCCGAGAGGTCGTCGCGGACGTCGGGCTCGGCATAGCCGCGCTGCCGGGCTTCGACGACGGCCTCGCTGAACGACGCCCCCTGCCCCAGCCGGTCGAACACAAACGTGAGCGTCCCCGAGGGCGAGCACACGATCTCCTCGATCCGGTCCCCGCTCGCCCGAAGGTCGCGGACGGGCTGGACGACGGGCAGGCCGGCCCCGACCGTCGTCTCGTAGCGGTAGCGGACGCCACCGCCGGACGCCGCGAGGAGCGCGTCGAAGTAGGCCTGCTCGAACGTGTTGGCGTGCTTGCTCGGCGTGACGACGAGGACGCCCGCTTCGAGCAGGCGGAGGTAGGCCCGCCCCACGTCGGGATCGCTCGTGGCGTCGACGAACACGACCGGCCGCGCCCCGCCTGCGGCCTCTTCGAGTCGCGGCAGGATGGTATTCCAGTCGGTCGGCTCGTCCCACGACGGGGTTGCGGCGAGCGCGGCAGGCGCGAGGCCATCGGGGTTCCACACCGCACCGCGTGTGGTGCAGGCACCGACGAGACGGGGCGCGCCGTCGCTGAGCGCCTCGAGGCGGCCCAGGAGCGCGGTGCCGACGGCACCGACGCCGGCGAGGTAGAGGTCAGCGGAGGCGGACGAGGTCATGGCGTGGAAGCGTGAGCGGGTTCGGGAGTCAGAGAGTCGGCAGGCGAAGCGTCGGCAGAGGTTGGTAGCAGCCAGGAGCCGGGCGCGTCGGGGGCGGCGGTGGAGCGGACGCGGACGCGCGTGGCCGTCCCGACGAGCGGGTCGAGCGCGCGGGGGTGCATCCCGAGGCGGCCCTGACGGGCGAGCGCGGCGGCCTCGTCGAGGCGGAGCGTGGGGACCGGCGCGGCGTCGGGGTTGAGGTTCGGGTCGTCGTCGTAGAGCCCGTCGGTGTCGGTCCAGCGCTCCAGCAGGTCGGCCCCGAGCGCGGCGGCGACGAGGCCGGCCGTGTAGTCGCTCCCGCCGCGCCCGAGCGTCGTCACGGTGCCCCGGTCGGTGCTGCCGAGGTAGCCGGTCACGACGGGGACGACGCCGGGACGTAGTGCTCGGTGCCAGGCCCGCAGTGCAGGGTACGTCGCAAGGGCATCGACCGAGGCCACCCCGTGGCGGTCGTCCGTGCGAACGAGCCGAGCGGCGTCGACGGGCTGCGCGTCGAGCTTCGTCTCGCTCAGCAGCGCCGCCACGAGAGGAGCCGAGAGCCGCTCGCCGACCGCGAGCGCGGCGTCGCGGAGGGCGAACGTCGCGCACTCGCCGGAGACCTCTCTCAGCACCCGGCCGAGGGCGGCGGTGTGGATGCCGAGGGCAACCTCGTAGCGTCGGAGGCCGTCGCGGCTGAGCGCAGCCGCCGCGAGCCGAGCGTAGCGGTCACGCACGCGCGCGACGTGCGGGCCGGCATCTGACCCCGTCCCGTCGAGGGCGGCGACGGCGTGGGCGAGCGTGTCGGTCACGCCGGACGCGGCCGAGACGACGACCACGACCTGAGCCTCCGCCGCTGCGCGGGCGACGATCTGGGCGGCGTTCGAAAGCGCCGTCGGGGCGCCGACGGAGGTACCGCCGAACTTGAGGACGTGGAGAGGCATGGGGCTACGAGGTCAGGGCTTCGGTGGAGGGCGAGGCGGCGTGGCGCTCGACCCACGGCCGGAGGAGGGTGCCGAGCTGGTCGAACTCGATCAGAAACGCGTCGTGGCCGTAGGGCGAACGGACCACGCCGAGCGTGGCGTCGGGGAGCGCCGCCGCGAGTGCTTCCTGCTCGGCGAGCGGGTAGAGCACGTCGCTGTCGATCCCGACGACGAGCGCGGGCACGGTGATGTCAGCGAGGCCGCCGTCGCCCTCGCTCCGGGTCGCGTCGTGGCTGTCGAGCGTGTGGGTGAGGGCGACGTAGCAGGCGGCGTCGAAGCGGTCGGCGAGCTTGGCACCCTGGTAGCGGAGGTAGCTCGCCGCGGCGAACAGACCGGGGTCATCGGGCATCGCCCGTCGTCCGTGGCGCTCGGCGAAGGCGGCGGGCGAACGGTACGAGAGCATCGCCACAGCCCGAGCGGCGGCGAGGCCTGCGCGGGGCGGCGTCGCCGGGTCGTAGTCGCCCCCGGCCCAGGCGGCGTCGGCGAAGAGGGCCTGCCGCTGCGCCTCGTTCCAGCCAATCGCCCACGCCTCGTGCCGCACCCCGACCGCGACCGGCGCGACGGCGCGGACGAACCCAGGGTAGCGTCCCCATTCGAGCGCGAACATCCCGCCGAGCGAGCCGCCAATGGCAAGCGCGACGCCGCGGACGCCGAGCGCGTCGAGCGCCGCCCGGTGGAGCCGGACGCTGTCGCGGACGGTGAAGCGCGGGAACGTGCTCCCGTAGTCCCGGCCTGTCGCGGGGTCCGTCGCGCGCGGCGAGAGCGCGCCGTAGGGCGACCCCGGAGCGCTCAGGCAAACCACGAAGTACCGGTCGGTGTCGAGCGCGCAGCCGGGACCTATGAGCGGCCCCCACCAGTCGGTCGCGTCGGGGCTCCCGGTGAGGGCGTGGCAGACGACGACGGCGTTGTCGGCCCCGTCGTTCAGGCGGCCCCACGCGCCGTAGGTCACCGTCGGTCGGTCGAGGGTCGCGCCGGCGTCGGTGACGAACGAGGCGTCGAGCGTGATGGATTGGAGCATGATGAAGGGT contains the following coding sequences:
- a CDS encoding aspartate kinase — encoded protein: MPLHVLKFGGTSVGAPTALSNAAQIVARAAAEAQVVVVVSAASGVTDTLAHAVAALDGTGSDAGPHVARVRDRYARLAAAALSRDGLRRYEVALGIHTAALGRVLREVSGECATFALRDAALAVGERLSAPLVAALLSETKLDAQPVDAARLVRTDDRHGVASVDALATYPALRAWHRALRPGVVPVVTGYLGSTDRGTVTTLGRGGSDYTAGLVAAALGADLLERWTDTDGLYDDDPNLNPDAAPVPTLRLDEAAALARQGRLGMHPRALDPLVGTATRVRVRSTAAPDAPGSWLLPTSADASPADSLTPEPAHASTP
- the metX gene encoding homoserine O-acetyltransferase, with translation MLQSITLDASFVTDAGATLDRPTVTYGAWGRLNDGADNAVVVCHALTGSPDATDWWGPLIGPGCALDTDRYFVVCLSAPGSPYGALSPRATDPATGRDYGSTFPRFTVRDSVRLHRAALDALGVRGVALAIGGSLGGMFALEWGRYPGFVRAVAPVAVGVRHEAWAIGWNEAQRQALFADAAWAGGDYDPATPPRAGLAAARAVAMLSYRSPAAFAERHGRRAMPDDPGLFAAASYLRYQGAKLADRFDAACYVALTHTLDSHDATRSEGDGGLADITVPALVVGIDSDVLYPLAEQEALAAALPDATLGVVRSPYGHDAFLIEFDQLGTLLRPWVERHAASPSTEALTS